The proteins below are encoded in one region of Dioscorea cayenensis subsp. rotundata cultivar TDr96_F1 chromosome 18, TDr96_F1_v2_PseudoChromosome.rev07_lg8_w22 25.fasta, whole genome shotgun sequence:
- the LOC120282845 gene encoding protein VAC14 homolog, translating into MLLTAAAQVVPLVLKVYACIVGDAELFHRLFALLVQKFHSDSLLDRRGFLIVSNLCALLNAEQVYRKFSSLIEGEDNLEFASEFVQKLNSILITSSYLADMRALLKQTLVNAAGKDLFLSLYSSWCHSARATISLCLLSQVYHHANCVILSMVEEDRMMKPLIGATIVVFWLELPSFAHIKQQLLEDRMSVWLKKLLYRLIMLLPRDSKAFELLSESLGSLPKHNSVGTQFECASCGNQHLETLQLADPDDENQDIGNTKDAINFASLLEKFMHIQRKFFNHLKTKMLLQRHKSASSS; encoded by the exons ATGCTACTGACTGCCGCTGCACAGGTGGTTCCGCTTGTGCTAAAAGTATATGCCTGCATAGTAGGAGATGCTGAACTCTTCCATCGACTCTTTGCTTTGCTAGTTCAGAAATTCCACTCTGATTCACTACTTGATAG gCGTGGTTTTCTGATAGTGAGCAACCTATGTGCTCTCTTGAATGCAGAACAGGTTTATCGTAAGTTTTCCTCACTAATAGAGGGAGAAGATAACTTGGAATTTGCATCTGAATTTGTGCAG AAACTAAATTCTATTTTAATCACCTCATCCTACTTGGCTGACATGCGCGCTCTTTTAAAGCAAACATTAGTAAATGCTGCTGGCAAAGATTTGTTTCTTTCATTATATTCTTCTTGGTGCCATTCCGCACGTGCAACAATAAGTCTGTGCCTTCTTTCTCAG GTATATCATCATGCAAATTGTGTAATCCTGTCAATGGTGGAAGAGGATAGAATGATGAAGCCCTTGATAGGGGCAACCATTGTGGTCTTTTGGCTGGAGCTTCCTAGTTTTGCTCACATTAAGCAGCAG CTTCTTGAGGATCGGATGTCTGTATGGTTGAAGAAGTTGTTATATCGTCTCATTATGTTGTTGCCGCGG GACAGTAAAGCCTTCGAATTGTTGTCGGAAAGTTTGGGAAGCTTACCAAAACATAACTCCGTCGGTACTCAGTTTGAGTGTGCATCTTGCGGCAACCAACACCTGGAGACTCTACAACTAGCTGATCCAGATGATGAGAACCAAGATATTGGGAATACAAAGGATGCCATCAACTTTGCTTCTCTGCTCGAAAAGTTTATGCACATACAGcgcaaattttttaatcatctcaaaacaaaaatGCTGCTGCAGCGCCACAAGTCAGCTTCCTCGTCATAA